The following coding sequences lie in one Arabidopsis thaliana chromosome 3, partial sequence genomic window:
- a CDS encoding Copper transport protein family (Copper transport protein family; Has 82 Blast hits to 82 proteins in 12 species: Archae - 0; Bacteria - 0; Metazoa - 0; Fungi - 0; Plants - 82; Viruses - 0; Other Eukaryotes - 0 (source: NCBI BLink).), which produces MSEKKQCCVVMRINLDCNACCRKARRIIINMKEVDTHMINKKERQVILCGRFRPSDVALKLQRKMKRRVEILEVEDLTNGHGGEEGSEHELPYEQPHEYSNQPDQMTTPLLC; this is translated from the exons ATGTCGGAAaag AAGCAATGTTGTGTTGTGATGAGGATTAACTTGGATTGCAATGCTTGTTGTAGAAAAGCTAGGAGGATTATCATCAATATGAAAG AAGTTGATACACACATGATCAACAAAAAGGAACGTCAAGTAATCCTTTGCGGACGGTTTCGACCATCCGATGTTGCATTAAAACTGCAAAGGAAGATGAAACGGAGGGTTGAGATTCTCGAAGTTGAAGATCTCACCAATGGCcatggaggagaagaaggaagcgAGCACGAGCTACCGTATGAACAGCCACATGAATATTCTAATCAACCTGATCAGATGACCACACCATTGTTGTGTTAG
- a CDS encoding Cysteine/Histidine-rich C1 domain family protein (Cysteine/Histidine-rich C1 domain family protein; CONTAINS InterPro DOMAIN/s: C1-like (InterPro:IPR011424); BEST Arabidopsis thaliana protein match is: Cysteine/Histidine-rich C1 domain family protein (TAIR:AT5G45730.1); Has 931 Blast hits to 522 proteins in 20 species: Archae - 0; Bacteria - 0; Metazoa - 8; Fungi - 0; Plants - 919; Viruses - 0; Other Eukaryotes - 4 (source: NCBI BLink).), whose translation MTEKKFPFHDHPLAYEKLDRFSCILCKKKGGFGYFCDKCYFWGHKECIKRSLLHPSPCKHSLKIYTLEALGYAGDHCHFCRDYLLDDFFHCLICNINMDLKCLKDPPPSSIYHPKNHMHMLTLLPRVVTFTCNACSVEGKRNPYVCLECNLMFHKDCIYLPRVISINCHDHRISRIFHLGLGDWKCGICRQKISCSHGAFTCLRCPSLAFHLKCAMKDDVWDGKEFEAEPKEELEDELEDDSEKEIEDDSSEEEIEEP comes from the coding sequence ATGACCGAAAAGAAGTTTCCTTTTCACGATCATCCTTTAGCATATGAGAAATTGGACAGATTTTCTTGCATTTTGTGCAAAAAGAAAGGTGGTTTTGGCTATTTCTGCGATAAGTGCTATTTTTGGGGGCATAAGGAATGCATCAAGCGCTCACTTCTGCATCCATCTCCATGCAAACATTCTCTCAAAATCTACACACTCGAGGCATTGGGCTATGCAGGTGACCATTGTCATTTTTGTAGAGATTATCttcttgatgatttttttcattgtttgatATGCAACATCAACATGGATCTCAAATGTCTTAAAGATCCACCACCATCAAGTATTTATCACCCAAAAAACCATATGCATATGCTTACTCTTTTGCCGAGAGTGGTCACATTTACTTGTAATGCATGTAGCGTAGAAGGTAAGCGTAATCCTTATGTATGTCTTGAATGTAATTTGATGTTCCACAAGGATTGTATATATCTACCACGAGTTATAAGCATCAACTGCCATGATCATCGCATTTCTCGCATTTTTCATCTTGGTCTCGGAGATTGGAAATGTGGAATCTGCCGACAAAAGATTAGTTGCTCCCATGGAGCTTTTACATGCTTGCGTTGTCCTAGTCTTGCATTTCATTTAAAATGTGCGATGAAAGATGACGTGTGGGATGGAAAAGAATTCGAAGCTGAACCCaaagaagagcttgaagatgaACTCGAAGATGATTCCGAAAAGGAAATTGAAGATGATAgttctgaagaagaaatcgaagaaccataa